The Daucus carota subsp. sativus chromosome 9, DH1 v3.0, whole genome shotgun sequence genome window below encodes:
- the LOC108201965 gene encoding aldehyde oxidase GLOX: protein MAFKNLSYLIILISLYLSLSLSKPHRNTHPPPTPSPPSPTYPNPQETSPALGQWALLQKSIGISAMHMQLLYNNKLIIFDRTDFGLSNLSLPSGKCRYNDEIIDIDCTAHSISYDVALNTYRPLMVQTDFWCSSAAVFPDGTLLQTGGYLAGAKKIRQFSPCDDEQCDWIELEQNLTVQRWYASNQILPDGRIIIVGGRRAFSYEFFPKNQENVTLNGDFYLKFLRETSDFQEENNLYPFLHVLPDGNLFIFANQRSVLLDYTNHRVLKEYPVIPLAKRSYPATGSSVLLPLKLKAGEAFPEAEVMICGGSYGGAYLKARVGEYVAASNSCGRLKVSDPDPKWVMEEMPMGRVMPDMLLVPTGDVVILNGAGRGTAGWERAEDPVLYPILFSNDVEDPKKRFTVLNPTIIARMYHSAATLLPDGRILVGGSNPHIQYNFSNVKYPTELSLEAFSPPYLAADLRHLQPSIISVEYPTDYGQQFSVMFSLGQDVKTGVINVVMIAPSFTTHSFAMNQRLLVLDSSDVQQLSDVAYKATVSAPSSRNVAPPGYYMLFVVNEGVPSHCVWIKMNV from the exons ctctctctctccaaaCCCCACCGCAACACCCACCCTCCCCCCACCCCCTCACCACCCTCTCCCACTTACCCTAACCCCCAAGAAACCTCTCCAGCCCTAGGCCAGTGGGCCCTACTCCAAAAATCCATAGGCATCTCCGCCATGCACATGCAACTCCTCTACAACAACAAGCTCATCATCTTTGACCGCACTGACTTCGGCCTCTCCAACCTCTCCCTCCCCTCCGGCAAATGCCGATACAACGACGAGATCATCGACATCGACTGCACCGCGCACTCGATATCTTACGACGTGGCCTTAAACACCTATAGGCCACTCATGGTGCAAACAGATTTTTGGTGCTCATCTGCCGCCGTGTTCCCCGACGGAACCCTACTTCAGACCGGCGGGTACCTCGCCGGAGCTAAAAAGATCCGGCAGTTCTCCCCGTGCGACGACGAACAATGTGACTGGATTGAACTTGAGCAGAACTTAACCGTGCAAAGATg gTATGCATCGAATCAAATACTCCCGGATGGGAGGATCATAATTGTCGGTGGCAGAAGGGCTTTTAGCTACGAGTTTTTTccgaaaaatcaagaaaatgtaACGTTAAATGGAGATTTTTATCTTAAGTTCTTGCGAGAAACTAGTGATTTTCAAGAGGAGAACAATCTTTATCCGTTTTTGCATGTTTTACCGGACggaaatctttttattttcgcGAACCAACGGTCCGTTTTATTGGATTATACGAATCACCGGGTACTTAAAGAGTACCCGGTGATTCCCTTAGCGAAAAGATCGTACCCTGCTACAGGGTCATCAGTTTTGCTGCCCTTGAAGTTAAAGGCAGGAGAGGCTTTCCCTGAAGCTGAGGTCATGATTTGTGGTGGGTCCTACGGTGGGGCCTACTTGAAGGCCCGGGTTGGTGAGTACGTGGCAGCTTCGAATTCTTGTGGGCGGTTAAAAGTTTCGGATCCGGATCCTAAATGGGTCATGGAGGAAATGCCCATGGGGCGGGTTATGCCGGATATGTTGTTGGTCCCTACCGGGGATGTGGTTATTTTAAATGGAGCGGGTCGGGGCACGGCCGGGTGGGAGAGGGCCGAAGATCCGGttttgtacccaattttgtTCTCGAATGACGTGGAGGACCCGAAAAAAAGATTTACTGTGCTGAACCCTACTATAATAGCAAGAATGTATCATTCTGCTGCTACATTGTTGCCAGATGGTAGAATTTTGGTAGGTGGTAGTAATCCTCATATTCAGTATAATTTCAGTAATGTGAAGTACCCTACTGAGTTGAGCTTAGAGGCCTTTTCACCCCCTTATCTTGCAGCTGATTTAAGGCACTTGCAGCCCTCGATTATTTCGGTTGAGTATCCGACAGACTATGGTCAGCAGTTTTCTGTGATGTTCTCATTAGGACAGGATGTTAAGACTGGAGTGATCAATGTAGTAATGATAGCACCTTCCTTTACGACGCACTCTTTTGCAATGAATCAGAGGTTGTTAGTGTTGGATTCCTCAGACGTGCAGCAGTTGTCGGATGTTGCTTATAAGGCTACTGTTTCTGCCCCTTCATCGCGGAATGTGGCACCTCCTGGTTATTATATGTTGTTTGTGGTGAATGAGGGTGTTCCGAGTCATTGTGTGTGGATTAAGATGAATGTATAG